TTTGACTACACATATGATAGATGGTAAAATCCGAGCATTTCAGATAGTTATTTTTAAAAGTCACCGGTACAATCAGGAAGATCCGGATATAAAATAAACAAAATATATACAATATGGGTGTTCTAGAAAAACTGAAAAGTGGTTTGATCGGAACAGGTGGGGGTTCCTTTGGTAACGGGAGGGTAGAGAGCCAGACCGTAATCACAGAGGAAATACCCGGTACGGGAATGCAGACAACGGTGGGAAGATCACCGACTTATGAGAGGGGGACACCCGAATATGAGCGGCTATCCCCCCAAGGCAAGGTAAGGGTTGATGGGGCTAGGGATAGGTTTGCCGCCAACCGAAAACGGGCCGATATAATATCCCAAGCGCAGGGTGGCTTGGAAGCCTTTTCGTCGGTAGTTGACCGGCGGCAAGCTACTCCCGAATACCTGAGAGTTTTAACCCCGCAGGTTGTTCCACGGGAAGAAGTATTGCGAGTGGCAGAAGGTATGGTTGATGCCTATGACCAACTATTACATGATCCGTCCAGGCTTGTCATATATGAACATAGTATAGACTTTACCCCAGTTAGCAACCTTGACCCGGGACTTGTGAGGAATCTGCCAATAGACCGGGAAGTCCGCCATGGCCCGAAAACCGATGGTTGGGCCGTTAATGTCCTCCTTAGACAAGAGCCCGATACCGAAAGTTCGCTTTGCTCGCGGTTAGTAATCGCTGATGCTGTGGTATCCGTTACCCCGGATGTGACTGAAACGGAAACAGCACACGTTAGACTGAGCCCATTGGTGATGGCATTTGAAGGACGAAACCTACTGACTCGGCCACTTACTACTTACCTGTCCTCTCAGGCGGCATCGTTGGTCACCGCGGTAGCAAGAATATCGGCAAAGGGACCAACTGAAGAATTTATTGCTGCCGGGTTGGGTACACGTGGGTCGGAAAATGAATGTACCTCCGAAGCGGACGCCAGACTACATAGAATATTTGGCGAAACTGAATGGCATGTTAATTGGGTATATGGAAAGCGTGATTTTTCTGATGCCAGACAACAAAGAGCACAAATATTATGGGCTACAGAACGAAATCGAGCCGAAAGCGATGCCGCAGGGGGGAAATTTGAAAGAGAGGTTAATAATGCTCTTTCTACTGCAAGTAGTGAGCAAATTGTACAACAACTAGGTACTGATAGAGTTGATAGATTGGTTGATCTCGGAGCAGCAATTGGTGGGACCTGGCCCGATAGAGTGGGAGCATTTGCACATGAGAGACTTACGAGGTTGGGTTCTCCGGACAAGAAAGGTGGCCCCCGACTGGTTTTTCCCGGAAAAAGATAAGACGCAACTTTTTGTGGTTTAGAGGATTTCCGTGCTGTATATTATTGGTATGTCGATGTATGAAACAATTGTAAGAACAGCCGGGTAGTTTGCTTTTGAGCCAAAAATTATTAATGAAGAAAACCTGAAAGAACATAGCGGATATGTGACGGTAGGAATGGGAGGGTCATATTTGGCGGTAGGATTGGTCTAAATGTGGCTGCCGGGATTGGACATAATCAGGCATCAGAACTACGGACTGCCCGTAATTTCCGAAGCCAAACTTAAAAAGCGATTGATTATTTTTAGCTCGTATTCCGGGAACACGGAAGAAGTGATTGACGCATATACAAAAGCCGGCGAGATGGGATTAAACAGAATAGTAATTTCCGTCGGCGGGAAACTTTTGGAGTTGGCGAGGCGGGAGGGAGTAGCCTATATCCAAATGCCGGATGAAGGGATTCAGCCGCGGTCGGCGCTGCCTTTGAGCCTAAAAAGTATGCTCCTGATTTTAAGGCAAAAAGAATTGCTATCAGAGATAATAAAGTTACAATACGATTTTCATCCGGAAAAGTGTGAAAAAGAAGGCAAGGAATTGGTAGAAACGCTTAATGGCCGGGTGCCAATAATATATACAGCCAGCCAAAGCGCCATTTTGGGATATGTCTGGAAAATTACTTTTAATGAAACCGGGAAAATACCGGCATTTAGTAACGGTTTTCCCGAACTTGACCATAATGAAATAGAGGGCTTTGGAGTAGAGGAAACGACGGCCCGACTTTCGTCTAATTTTTTATTTTTTGTCTTTGTCAGACGGTGATGATAATTCAAAAATAAAAAAGAGAATGGAGGTAACGGCTAAATTGTATGCGGACCGAAAATTACCAACCAAAATGGTTGAGCTTTCCGGAGATAATAAGTATCTGAAATTTTTTAATTCCAGGGCAGTAGCGGAATTTGCGGTTTTTTTACTGCTAAAAATTACGGACTGGAAGCACAGCAGGTGCCAATGGTGGAAGGACTGAAAAAAATGTTTTGAAGAAATATGTTATTTTGAATATATAGAAAGTCTGCAAAAATCTGACCTTCTTTTGGTTTTTACCTATGCGCCGGCCGGACTGGGACACCCGAGGGTAACGGATGCGACTTCGATAGAGATTTGGTATGTACCCGGAGCAAAATATGGTGTTCCTCTCTACAAATCTTCCTGACCCGCTTCTTTCTGGCTGCAGTTGTAGATTGTGAATTTCTTCAGGATCAAACATGGTGATTGGGGCAATATATATTCCGTTAGGATGCTTGTTAAAATTTGTCAACATAACTTGAAAGAAAGAGGGATGATACCGTGTAATTGATTGGGTTTAATGAGAATGCCGAAATTTATTGTTACAATATGTGATTATGCCAGGAGAGAGATCCGGCTTTTTTCAGTC
The sequence above is a segment of the Candidatus Shapirobacteria bacterium genome. Coding sequences within it:
- a CDS encoding SIS domain-containing protein gives rise to the protein MWLPGLDIIRHQNYGLPVISEAKLKKRLIIFSSYSGNTEEVIDAYTKAGEMGLNRIVISVGGKLLELARREGVAYIQMPDEGIQPRSALPLSLKSMLLILRQKELLSEIIKLQYDFHPEKCEKEGKELVETLNGRVPIIYTASQSAILGYVWKITFNETGKIPAFSNGFPELDHNEIEGFGVEETTARLSSNFLFFVFVRR